Within Actinomycetota bacterium, the genomic segment ACCGGGACGCCAGGAACTCCCGGACCGACGTCTGGAGCGCCTTCTGGTCCTCGCTCAGGGTGAAATCCATCAGCGCCCCTTCGGAAGGCCCAGCACCCGCTCCGCGATGATGTTGCGGAGGATCTCGGAGGTACCGCCCTCGATGGAGTTGCCACGGCTCCGGAGCTGGAGGCGCTGCCACAGCCCGTCCTGGACCGCGTGCTCGCCACCCGACAGCATGGCGTACGGCCCCTCGATCTCGATGGCGAGCCTGGTGATCTGCTGGTTGGTCTCCGACCACAGCAGCTTGGCCGCGGAGCCTTCCGGTCCGGGCACCCCGGTGGCCAGGAAGGACGAGTACGCCCGGTAGTTGGTGAACCGCAGGGCCTGGTACTCGGACCACAGCCGGGCGATCCGGTCCCGGACCAGCGGGTCGTCCGCCGCGCGATGCCCGTTCCGCTTGGTGTCGCGCGCCAGCTCGATGAGCCGGCGGATCCCCACCTCCAGCCGCACGGTCAGGACGATCCCCAGCACGGCTCGCTCGTTCATCAGCGTGGTGATGGCGACCGCCCACCCGTTCCCCTCGCCCCCCAGGATGTTCTCGGCGGGGATGCGGACGTCGGTCAGGAAGATCTCGTTGAACTCGGCGTCGCCGGTGATCTGCCGGAGCGGCCGGACCTCCACGCCGGGGGCGTGCATGTCCAGGATGAAGTAGGTCAGGCCGCGATGCTTCTCGACCGAGGGATCGGTCCGGGTCAGCAGGATGCAGTAG encodes:
- a CDS encoding acyl-CoA dehydrogenase family protein; translation: MDFRDTPQEAEFRTGLRAWLADNIPEGWGQPGYREPQGDERVAFYRDWSRRLYEAGFVGLTWPERYGGREAPITHQVIALEEFARSGAPEHMNVIGLGMAGPTILSHGTEQQKDRYLEPILTAEEVWCQGFSEPGSGSDLASLSTRAVRDGDDFVVNGQKVWSSFAHIAGYCILLTRTDPSVEKHRGLTYFILDMHAPGVEVRPLRQITGDAEFNEIFLTDVRIPAENILGGEGNGWAVAITTLMNERAVLGIVLTVRLEVGIRRLIELARDTKRNGHRAADDPLVRDRIARLWSEYQALRFTNYRAYSSFLATGVPGPEGSAAKLLWSETNQQITRLAIEIEGPYAMLSGGEHAVQDGLWQRLQLRSRGNSIEGGTSEILRNIIAERVLGLPKGR